In Babylonia areolata isolate BAREFJ2019XMU chromosome 19, ASM4173473v1, whole genome shotgun sequence, a single window of DNA contains:
- the LOC143294388 gene encoding tRNA (cytosine(72)-C(5))-methyltransferase NSUN6-like isoform X1, translated as MCGQFQRVCFSVCKQTRSSAVSWVSAMTVSSAILEHEVEQVLSRSYPSKGDGDGQNTTQPTLPDLLRWLSTPPMVTTLRVNTTTTTTQAALHLLGKHLQEQCVERGIPQFRMEVHHRLPDCLLVFSTGPHLPHLQADMEVMVDCACGAAVLRGADIFKQGILGAPQGMQPGSRVRVMADLDGKCLRGFTQTYQGRKLYIGTGTALVSREEVFCADASTLRGVGIRMNEALYQAPSLSDILPGVVFAQNLPSIVCGHVLDPQPGQVVLDMCAAPGGKTCHLATLMKNKGRIVALDKTADKVSRVKNNADVMGLTCIETYAFDARKAVKENAESSGGPPYPPSTFDAILLDGPCSALGQRPCVRNKMSAPSLASFPKLQRMLLSAAVALLRPGGVLVYSTCTVTLEENEDQVAWLLHTCPALLLEPQKPHLGGHGLSHGPLTEGQCQMVQRFDPGGLTRGAEKSCDTDTIGFFIAKFRKKSG; from the exons ATGTGTGGGCAATTTCAGCGTGTGTGTTTCAGCGTTTGTAAGCAAACTAGATCGTCTGCAGTTAGCTGGGTCAGTGCCATGACTGTTTCATCCGCGATTCTAGAACATGAAGTTGAACAAGTTTTGAGCAGATCGTATCCATCCAAG GGCGATGGAGAtggacagaacacaacacagcccacattGCCAGACCTGCTGCGGTGGCTGTCCACCCCTCCAATGGTTACCACCCTCcgtgtcaacaccaccaccaccaccacccaggcaGCTCTGCATCTGCTGGGGAAACATCTGCAAGAG cagtgtgtggagaggggaatCCCTCAGTTCAGGATGGAGGTTCACCACCGCCTCCCTGACTGTCTGCTGGTCTTCAGCACCgggccccaccttccccacctgcaG GCTgacatggaggtgatggtggattGTGCCTGCGGGGCAGCCGTTCTCCGTGGGGCTGATATCTTCAAACAGGGAATCCTTGGGGCACCTCAAG GTATGCAGCCAGGAAGCCGTGTGCGCGTCATGGCCGACCTGGACGGAAAGTGCCTCCGAGGGTTCACGCAGACCTACCAAGGGAGGAAACTGTACATCGGAACGGGGACCGCTCTTGTGAGCAGGGAGGAGGTTTTCTGTGCTGATGCTTCAACTTTAAG AGGCGTAGGAATACGGATGAACGAAGCGCTGTACCAGGCCCCGTCACTGTCCGACATTTTGCCGGGGGTCGTGTTCGCTCAGAATCTGCCGTCCATTGTGTGTGGACACGTCCTTGACCCCCAGCCAGGTCAGGTCGTCCTGGACATGTGTGCCGCGccag GTGGAAAAACTTGTCATCTGGCAACACTGATGAAAAATAAA GGGCGTATTGTGGCGCTGGACAAAACAGCAGACAAAGTGAGTCGAGTGAAGAACAACGCGGACGTCATGGGTCTGACGTGTATCGAAACCTACGCCTTCGATGCCCGAAAAGCCGTGAAAGAAAACGCTG AGTCATCGGGaggacccccctacccccccagcaCGTTTGACGCCATCCTGTTGGACGGACCTTGCAGTGCTCTGGGTCAGCGTCCGTGTGTCCGGAACAAAATGTCCGCCCCCTCCCTCGCCTCCTTCCCCAAACTGCAGCGCATGTTGCTTTCTgct gCTGTGGCACTGTTGCGGCCAGGGGGAGTGTTGGTGTACAGCACCTGCACCGTCACCCTGGAGGAGAACGAGGACCAGGTGGCCTGGCTGCTGCacacctgccctgccctgctgctGGAACCACAG AAACCCCATCTTGGGGGGCATGGGTTGAGCCACGGTCCCCTGACTGAGGGGCAGTGTCAGATGGTGCAAAGGTTCGATCCTGGCGGCCTGACACGCGGTGCAGAGAAGTCGTGTGACACGGACACCATAGGGTTCTTCATTGCCAAGTTCAGGAAGAAGAGTGGTTGA
- the LOC143294388 gene encoding tRNA (cytosine(72)-C(5))-methyltransferase NSUN6-like isoform X2 translates to MCGQFQRVCFSVCKQTRSSAVSWVSAMTVSSAILEHEVEQVLSRSYPSKGDGDGQNTTQPTLPDLLRWLSTPPMVTTLRVNTTTTTTQAALHLLGKHLQECVERGIPQFRMEVHHRLPDCLLVFSTGPHLPHLQADMEVMVDCACGAAVLRGADIFKQGILGAPQGMQPGSRVRVMADLDGKCLRGFTQTYQGRKLYIGTGTALVSREEVFCADASTLRGVGIRMNEALYQAPSLSDILPGVVFAQNLPSIVCGHVLDPQPGQVVLDMCAAPGGKTCHLATLMKNKGRIVALDKTADKVSRVKNNADVMGLTCIETYAFDARKAVKENAESSGGPPYPPSTFDAILLDGPCSALGQRPCVRNKMSAPSLASFPKLQRMLLSAAVALLRPGGVLVYSTCTVTLEENEDQVAWLLHTCPALLLEPQKPHLGGHGLSHGPLTEGQCQMVQRFDPGGLTRGAEKSCDTDTIGFFIAKFRKKSG, encoded by the exons ATGTGTGGGCAATTTCAGCGTGTGTGTTTCAGCGTTTGTAAGCAAACTAGATCGTCTGCAGTTAGCTGGGTCAGTGCCATGACTGTTTCATCCGCGATTCTAGAACATGAAGTTGAACAAGTTTTGAGCAGATCGTATCCATCCAAG GGCGATGGAGAtggacagaacacaacacagcccacattGCCAGACCTGCTGCGGTGGCTGTCCACCCCTCCAATGGTTACCACCCTCcgtgtcaacaccaccaccaccaccacccaggcaGCTCTGCATCTGCTGGGGAAACATCTGCAAGAG tgtgtggagaggggaatCCCTCAGTTCAGGATGGAGGTTCACCACCGCCTCCCTGACTGTCTGCTGGTCTTCAGCACCgggccccaccttccccacctgcaG GCTgacatggaggtgatggtggattGTGCCTGCGGGGCAGCCGTTCTCCGTGGGGCTGATATCTTCAAACAGGGAATCCTTGGGGCACCTCAAG GTATGCAGCCAGGAAGCCGTGTGCGCGTCATGGCCGACCTGGACGGAAAGTGCCTCCGAGGGTTCACGCAGACCTACCAAGGGAGGAAACTGTACATCGGAACGGGGACCGCTCTTGTGAGCAGGGAGGAGGTTTTCTGTGCTGATGCTTCAACTTTAAG AGGCGTAGGAATACGGATGAACGAAGCGCTGTACCAGGCCCCGTCACTGTCCGACATTTTGCCGGGGGTCGTGTTCGCTCAGAATCTGCCGTCCATTGTGTGTGGACACGTCCTTGACCCCCAGCCAGGTCAGGTCGTCCTGGACATGTGTGCCGCGccag GTGGAAAAACTTGTCATCTGGCAACACTGATGAAAAATAAA GGGCGTATTGTGGCGCTGGACAAAACAGCAGACAAAGTGAGTCGAGTGAAGAACAACGCGGACGTCATGGGTCTGACGTGTATCGAAACCTACGCCTTCGATGCCCGAAAAGCCGTGAAAGAAAACGCTG AGTCATCGGGaggacccccctacccccccagcaCGTTTGACGCCATCCTGTTGGACGGACCTTGCAGTGCTCTGGGTCAGCGTCCGTGTGTCCGGAACAAAATGTCCGCCCCCTCCCTCGCCTCCTTCCCCAAACTGCAGCGCATGTTGCTTTCTgct gCTGTGGCACTGTTGCGGCCAGGGGGAGTGTTGGTGTACAGCACCTGCACCGTCACCCTGGAGGAGAACGAGGACCAGGTGGCCTGGCTGCTGCacacctgccctgccctgctgctGGAACCACAG AAACCCCATCTTGGGGGGCATGGGTTGAGCCACGGTCCCCTGACTGAGGGGCAGTGTCAGATGGTGCAAAGGTTCGATCCTGGCGGCCTGACACGCGGTGCAGAGAAGTCGTGTGACACGGACACCATAGGGTTCTTCATTGCCAAGTTCAGGAAGAAGAGTGGTTGA